The Cryptococcus neoformans var. neoformans B-3501A chromosome 4, whole genome shotgun sequence genome has a window encoding:
- a CDS encoding hypothetical protein (Match to ESTs gb|CF194101.1|CF194101, gb|CF190466.1|CF190466, gb|CF190274.1|CF190274) — protein MSLTSVTRVVSKSILGASFTSTTRRLTTTVPRFGRMPPPAHKMAHFPRITSSLPSEHSEFRTVMWTGESSQLVLMTIPVGGEIGEEIHHVDQHLVFTSGTAKAIVGGEEKEIKAGDLVIVPQGTKHNFVNTGPTPLCLFTVYAPAEHAETTVNKTKEEGDKLEDEGKDEPPKWAVRK, from the exons ATGTCTCTAACTAGTGTCACTCGCGTCGtatccaaatccatcctcGGCGCTTCCTTTACTAGCACAACTCGCAGGCTTACCACTACCGTTCCCAGATTTGGTAGAatgcctcctcctgctcacAAGATGGCCCACTTCCCGAGGATcacatcctctcttccctcagAACACTCTGAGTTTAGAACAGTGATGTGGACGGGCGAGAGCAGTCAACTTGTCCTCA TGACTATCCCTGTCGGAGGAGAAATAGGGGAAGAAATTCACCATGTTGACCAACACTTGGTTTTCACCTCTGGTACTGCCAAGGCCAttgttggaggagaagaaaaagagatcaAGGCTGGAGATCTTGTCATCGTTCCTCAGGGTACCAAGCATAACT TCGTCAATACGGGCCCTACccctctttgcctttttacTGTATATGCTCCGGCCGAGCATGCCGAGACAACAGTCAACAAAacgaaggaggaaggggataAATTGGAAGACGAGGGCAAGGATGAGCCTCCAAAGTGGGCAGTTAGGAAGTAG
- a CDS encoding hypothetical protein (Match to ESTs gb|CF194101.1|CF194101, gb|CF190466.1|CF190466, gb|CF190274.1|CF190274), protein MPPPAHKMAHFPRITSSLPSEHSEFRTVMWTGESSQLVLMTIPVGGEIGEEIHHVDQHLVFTSGTAKAIVGGEEKEIKAGDLVIVPQGTKHNFVNTGPTPLCLFTVYAPAEHAETTVNKTKEEGDKLEDEGKDEPPKWAVRK, encoded by the exons atgcctcctcctgctcacAAGATGGCCCACTTCCCGAGGATcacatcctctcttccctcagAACACTCTGAGTTTAGAACAGTGATGTGGACGGGCGAGAGCAGTCAACTTGTCCTCA TGACTATCCCTGTCGGAGGAGAAATAGGGGAAGAAATTCACCATGTTGACCAACACTTGGTTTTCACCTCTGGTACTGCCAAGGCCAttgttggaggagaagaaaaagagatcaAGGCTGGAGATCTTGTCATCGTTCCTCAGGGTACCAAGCATAACT TCGTCAATACGGGCCCTACccctctttgcctttttacTGTATATGCTCCGGCCGAGCATGCCGAGACAACAGTCAACAAAacgaaggaggaaggggataAATTGGAAGACGAGGGCAAGGATGAGCCTCCAAAGTGGGCAGTTAGGAAGTAG
- a CDS encoding hypothetical protein (HMMPfam hit to AAA, ATPase family associated with various cellular activities (AAA), score: 275.7, E(): 7.7e-80): MSPSASNPGYPPFLSPPTVDTRPSHPAQYQPQPQYHQRYFDHPPQHTRYSPATYEYSPLGIEGAPEHVRPVTFAGGGQQPFAANQHYSLHQQVPQKQPQLGTPEQLSVPSQYPYQSTHDQFPRLVASSHLPYGSPISTLHYPQVSQASVPESPSLRPESRGNSLAPGFQQNTQAETSTSWPLPPIHPLPFSETPPRASLPTTTIVPSQNGFNLANTSTKIRFRPPLSPVAISGMVSSRSTRRSSQVHQEEQTVGASGRPQRGATRLAATKSIYKEDDDEELDDAYNSVVDEDVDEGADSTIKVAPAVTTRSGRTQKAPQRFEDDFEDAVTSASPEMRSGRRIARGKAKRRLIVDPDEDEEGNAVPPPRNAFPPRSARNSLASANIDSALQQPDVGTSYPNGKRSLRSDARAATRTRHSSADADEFEPTEGESTEGRASSDPLGNYDEEPEEEDFVVSDDDDSGYGKRRSSRRRTTRATARNTRSTALPTRRSTRSSAKARALDSDEDSSPHKRPNLRERTSRPNYHIPTLEELSKEISTQEALAAVAGGSGRAAGGFRGAGGVRYGGVGLPFAMRAKDLTQAMGDPDTSDSDDMDFASPFKSGAAGPSMSGGTAVAARGAAGPSDVPNFGRINPKSTTADADPLGVDMNVTFDNVGGLDNHINQLKEMVALPLLYPELFQQFGITPPRGVLFHGPPGTGKTLLARALAASCSSGNTKIYSTAFFMRKGADVLSKWVGEAERQLRMLFEEARASQPSIIFFDEIDGLAPVRSSKQDQIHASLVSTLLALMDGMDGRGQVIVIGATNRPDAVDPALRRPGRFDREFYFALPNREARKKIISINTRSWEPKLSDEMLDKLASLTKGYGGADLRALCTEAALNAIQRRYPQIYKTVDRLQLETKSIHVKAKDFMLSIKKIVPSSARSTSSPAIQLPSHLLPLLSVPLERINSAVDHVLPPKTQSTALEEAEYEDEAYESFEKHIVLQSLDKLRTFRPRILVHGQPGMGQIFLGPAVLHHLEGFHIQSLDLGTLLGDSTRSVEATIVQLFVEAKRHQPSVIFIPSLSQWASAVPELARSTFSALLDGIPPSDPILLLAIADSPWADLPADVKAWFGFARENKIALDFPNTSERSAYFTDLLASVRKPPTDFPDGVPRRKRVLENLPLASPLPPRQPTEAERARDEEKDQAARNMMVVSFTNLVKEFMKRYRKVVASVKDDAMELSRCLVEQAAASAALSQSATALKGAEVVSNIIEDANNNAESQVNEVDGGMNMLPTTENLSESSTGDIANISAAPVSAVNHLALPSASASTSAALIPTPTWQAHNVDIDTIQRRLIRHKYYTPEDFLADIRKIEENAVKVGDPERQAKVVEMGANARLHISGFDPKWTPEFERYAERMRAKKAARQRKKEQAKEIGEENGQNLTASESTHHPNPIAEISGMPDAADTSSKRPREEDDGAEIEYQGREKRLRDDQPDTAEKASVDAPEALTSQSFPPDIACDSPQLDYPPFILPEQDLQNLQAELETATADLTVDQLEQLRATLFDKLWDDRKEWNRTMTVIKMRQRLQEYIKEVNSWKND, encoded by the exons ATGTCGCCTAGCGCGTCCAATCCGGGCTAtcctccctttctttcGCCGCCCACTGTAGATACCCGTCCATCCCACCCCGCGCAGTACCAGCCCCAGCCCCAGTATCACCAGCGATATTTCGACCACCCTCCCCAGCATACTCGCTATTCCCCGGCCACATACGAGTACTCTCCATTGGGGATAGAAGGCGCGCCTGAACACGTTCGTCCCGTCACATTCGCTGGCGGAGGTCAACAACCATTTGCAGCCAACCAGCACTACTCTCTGCATCAACAAGTCCCACAAAAACAGCCCCAACTTGGCACACCTGAGCAGCTTTCCGTACCATCCCAATACCCGTACCAATCCACGCACGATCAGTTCCCCCGCCTGGTTGCTTCGTCCCACCTGCCATACGGCTCTCCTATCAGTACCTTGCACTACCCGCAAGTCTCACAGGCGTCAGTTCCTGAATCGCCGTCACTGCGGCCAGAATCCCGAGGGAATTCATTGGCACCCGGATTCCAACAAAATACCCAAGCAGAGACCTCTACAAGCTGGCCACTGCCCCCGATTCACCCGCTCCCATTCTCTGAAACCCCTCCGAGAGCTTCACTGCCCACTACCACAATCGTGCCTTCTCAAAACGGTTTTAACCTGGCCAACACATCCACCAAAATCCGTTTTCGCCCGCCCCTGTCGCCTGTCGCTATCTCGGGAATGGTGTCAAGTCGCTCAACTCGCCGGTCTTCCCAGGTCcaccaagaagaacagaCTGTCGGTGCTTCTGGCCGTCCTCAACGAGGAGCAACGAGGCTCGCAGCGACGAAATCAATTTataaggaagatgatgatgaggagctAGATGACGCATATAATAgtgttgttgatgaggatgttgacGAGGGCGCAGACAGTACCATCAAAGTCGCGCCAGCTGTGACCACGAGGTCGGGGAGGACACAGAAGGCACCCCAAAGGTTTGAGGACGATTTTGAAGACGCTGTCACGTCAGCCAGTCCTGAAATGCGGTCTGGTAGAAGAATTGCGAGAGGAAAAGCGAAAAGAAGGCTCATCGTTGATcctgatgaagatgaggagggaaaCGCCGTTCCACCACCTAGAAATGCTTTTCCACCCAGATCCGCGAGGAACTCCCTAGCATCTGCCAACATTGACTCTGCTCTGCAGCAGCCAGATGTTGGAACTTCTTATCCTAATGGCAAGAGGTCCTTACGAAGCGATGCTCGCGCTGCCACCCGCACTCGGCATTCCTCTGCTGATGCTGACGAATTCGAGCCAACGGAAGGAGAGTCGACAGAAGGGCGCGCATCGAGTGATCCTTTGGGAAATTACGACGAAGAAcccgaggaggaggatttcGTTGTGtctgacgacgacgactcAGGATATGGCAAACGCAGGTCCTCTCGCCGACGCACCACTCGTGCAACGGCCCGCAATACGCGGTCCACAGCTCTTCCCACTCGCCGTAGTACCCGCTCATCGGCGAAAGCTCGTGCGCTTGACAGTGATGAGGATTCGTCTCCTCACAAACGACCGAACCTTCGAGAGCGCACTTCCCGACCAAATTACCATATCCCCACGTTGGAAGAGCTTAGCAAAGAAATATCAACACAAGAAGCTTTAGCGGCTGTGGCAGGCGGCAGTGGAAGAGCAGCTGGTGGTTTCAGGGGAGCAGGCGGCGTCAGATATGGTGGAGTTGGATTACCATTTGCCATGAGGGCGAAGGATCTGACGCAAGCTATGGGTGATCCTGATACGAGTGATTCG GATGACATGGACTTTGCGTCTCCCTTCAAAAGCGGAGCTGCTGGCCCATCCATGTCAGGCGGTACTGCTGTAGCTGCACGAGGAGCTGCTGGACCATCCGACGTGCCCAACTTTGGCAGGATTAACCCCAAGTCCA CCACGGCAGATGCCGATCCTCTTGGAGTAGATATGAATGTCACCTTTGACAACGTCGGCGGTCTCGATAATC ATATTAATCAACTCAAAGAGATGGTTGCTCTTCCTTTACTGTATCCCGAGCTCTTTCAACAGTTTGGTATCACCCCTCCTAGAGGTGTTCTGTTTCATGGCCCCCCTGGTACCGGCAAAACGCTTTTGGCCCGAGCCTTAGCAGCATCGTGTAGTTCTGGTAATACCAAAATCT ACAGCACAGCATTCTTCATGAGGAAGGGTGCCGATGTACTCTCCAAATGGGTCGGAGAAGCTGAACGTCAGCTTCGAATGTTatttgaagaagcaagagcaTCTCAACCCAGTATCATCTTTTTCGATGAGATTGATGGATTAGCGCCCGTCAGGAGTAGCAAGCAAGATCAAATTCATGCTTCTTTGGTTTCCACACTGCTGGCTTTGATGGACGGCATGGATGGTCGAG GCCAGGTCATTGTTATAGGTGCTACTAACCGCCCTGACGCCGTCGATCCTGCTCTTCGTCGCCCTGGCCGTTTTGATCGCGAATTCTACTTTGCCCTTCCCAATCGCGAGGCGCGCAAAAAAATTATTAGCATCAACACTCGTAGCTGGGAGCCCAAGCTGTCGGATGAGATGCTTGATAAATTGGCGAGCCTCACCAAAGGATATGGTGGTGCAGATCTACGAGCTCTTTGTACTGAGGCCGCTCTAAATGCCATACAAAGGCGCTATCCTCAAATTTACAAGACGGTTGATAGATTGCAATTGGAGACAAAAAGTATACATGTGAAGGCAAAAGATTTCATGTTGTCCATCAAGA AAATCGTCCCCTCTTCTGCCAGATCAACGTCCTCCCCTGCCATTCAACTTCCCTCTCAtctacttcctcttctttcagtGCCTCTTGAGCGTATAAATTCTGCTGTCGATCATGTTTTGCCACCCAAGACGCAGTCTACCGCTCTAGAGGAAGCAGAgtatgaagatgaagcttATGAAAGCTTTGAGAAGCATATCGTTTTACAGT CTCTAGATAAGCTAAGAACATTCCGCCCAAGAATACTTGTGCATGGGCAACCAGGGATGGGGCAAATATTCTTGGGACCAGCCGTCTTGCATCATCTTGAAGGATTCCACATACAAAGTCTGGATTTGGGCACTTTGTTAGGTGATTCTACCAGA TCTGTGGAGGCCACTATTGTTCAACTATTTGTTGAAGCCAAGCGTCATCAGCCCTCTGTCATATTCATACCTTCTTTGTCCCAATGGGCTTCTGCCGTTCCGGAACTTGCACGGTCCACTTTTAGCGCGCTCCTTGACGGGATTCCACCATCAGATCCCATTCTCTTGCTCGCCATAGCGGACAGTCCCTGGGCTGACCTTCCTGCCGATGTCAAAGCGTGGTTTGGGTTTGCTCGTGAAAATAAAATTGCATTAGACTTCCCTAACACGTCCGAACGATCTGCGTACTTCACCGATCTCCTCGCCTCTGTTCGAAAGCCTCCGACAGACTTCCCTGATGGTGTCCCTCGTCGTAAACGCGTATTGGAAAACCTCCCACTGGCTTctccgcttcctcctcgtcaacCAACTGAGGCGGAGCGtgcaagagatgaagagaaagatcaGGCCGCGAGAAATATGATGGTTGTCTCATTTACGAATCTGGTGAAGGAGTTTATGAAAAGGTACAGGAAGGTTGTTGCGAGTGTCAAG GATGACGCAATGGAGCTCTCCAGATGTCTCGTTGAGCAGGCTGCTGCGTCAGCTGCTCTTTCACAATCTGCCACTGCCCTGAAAGGAGCTGAGGTAGTTTCAAACATCATTGAAGACGCCAACAATAATGCTGAGTCTCAAGTCAATGAGGTTGATGGAGGGATGAACATGCTTCCCACGACAGAGAATCTATCAGAATCATCAACAGGTGACATTGCCAATATATCAGCAGCTCCAGTCTCTGCCGTTAATCATCTCGCTTTACCCTCCGCTTCAGCGTCAACCTCAGCAGCCTTGATTCCTACCCCAACTTGGCAGGCTCATAATGTTGACATCGATACTATCCAACGTCGGCTCATACGTCATAAATATTATACTCCAGAGGATTTTTTGGCCGACATTCGCAAAATCGAAGAGAATGCTGTCAAGGTAGGAGATCCAGAGAGGCAGGCCAAGGTGGTTGAGATGGGCGCAAATGCTCGGCTGCATATCTCTGGATTTGATCCCAAATGGACACCTGAATTTGAGAGATATGCAGAAAGGATGAGGGCCAAAAAGGCGGCGAGgcagagaaagaaggaacaagcaaaggagattggagaagagaatgggCAAAACTTAACAGCGTCCGAGTCAACACATCATCCGAATCCCATTGCAGAAATTTCAGGGATGCCCGATGCCGCTGACACATCGTCTAAACGACcgagagaggaggatgacggcGCAGAGATCGAATACCAAGGACGAGAAAAGCGGTTGCGGGATGACCAGCCTGACACAGCTGAAAAAGCCTCAGTGGACGCTCCTGAAGCATTGACTAGTCAATCCTTTCCACCAGATATTGCATGCGATTCCCCACAGCTAGACTATCCACCATTCATTCTACCCGAACAAGACCTTCAAAACCTTCAAGCCGAGCTTGAAACTGCGACTGCAGATCTTACAGTTGACCAGCTCGAACAACTTCGCGCCACCCTTTTCGATAAACTCTGGGATGATaggaaagaatggaacAGGACAATGACGGTGATCAAAATGAGGCAGAGGCTGCAAGAATATATCAAAGAGGTTAATAGTTGGAAAAACGATTGA
- a CDS encoding hypothetical protein (Match to ESTs gb|CF185013.1|CF185013, gb|CF185011.1|CF185011, gb|CF184988.1|CF184988; HMMPfam hit to Peptidase_M16_C, Peptidase M16 inactive domain, score: 83.7, E(): 4.6e-22), producing the protein MVSSAAAQDQGNFKLLKSFPIGYAPITVSKWRSEKTGLTVVLGSHQAPITNGYFAIASEIFDDTGRPHTLEHLVFLGSKQYPYKGVLDQLANRAGSNGTNAWTANDHTAYTISTAGSEGFLKMLPVYVDHILHPTITDAGFVTEVYHINGAGEDAGVVYSEMQARENTAGDLMALEGQRSLYPPGSAYRSETGGLMHKLRVLTAQQIRDYHAEYYQPYNLCLVIDGAVPIPELFDVLNNQIDPMILANKSGSGPIIPADWKRPFVQTTTAKPLSISKPITKTVEFMEEDESVGEVLITYLGPPPTDYRTNLAISVLDSYLTQSATSPLSKEFIEIPKPLCTAFSFYSSDRVNKNEISVYISDVPAKHLEDIAGLLQEKLRKIVREEGIDMERMKRILRKDQRKLLEYMESRATEVLSDAIIGDFLYGKVDGKELPLAFNDMEDYSSLHSYTAEEWLALLDKYFVSAPSITIVGKPSAALSVKIEKEEKERVARRKEELGDEKLKALEAMLEAAKKESEIPPPKEMITSFPITDPSRLTWVPVETAINNAINDNVKSDGGEVQRFVDADGHRLPYQTHFSHVKSNFVVVVALFDTIDVPIHLKPYLTIFQNALFSLGVKRADGTVLSHEQTVNELEDLTVSQSAHFEFKGNFAEVMAVTLKVEKAQYEQAVAWLRDLLSGAVFDSKRLSVIVAKLAQELPTEKRDGNTIATAWANNLTYDASKSSSQACELLNRLHFIPHVAEMLEKEPNAVIEKMEELRKHLLDPRKMRVAIQGDILGLQKPLSVLARSFLQVGEALPLEPLSTSQQTLTTLGKNPSKKCVIIPMPAIEGSYATFFATGPSGHSHPDLPALRLASSLLNALESYLWKSIRGSGLAYGAHVMVYPEAGLVGFSVYRSPNAMLAYQAAGKIMDGLVDGSVELDQDLVDGARSSMTYDYARRSETVLGAAGTAYLNEVLKGLGKNADQDLLKSLPGVTLEQVRDVISRYFSPLFKAETSIGAVTVSTSKTDEVEAGLRKLGFETERKELPVLQGDDESEHGSDVDMNGSESGSEVER; encoded by the exons ATGGTCTCCTCAGCAGCGGCTCAAGATCAAGGCAACTTCAAGCTTCTTAAATCTTTCCCCATCGGTTACGCCCCCATCACCGTCTCAAAATGGAGGAGCGAAAAGACTGGATTGACTGTTGTTCTCGGTAGTCATCAAGCTCCTATC ACCAATGGCTATTTTGCAATTGCCTCTGAAA TTTTTGATGATACTGGCCGTCCTCACACTTTGGAACA CCTTGTGTTCCTTGGTTCCAAACAATACCCCTACAAAGGCGTCCTTGACCAACTTGCCAATCGCGCAGGAAGCAACGGGACCAATGCTTGGACTGCTAATGATCATACTGCATACACCATTTCCACAGCTGGCAGTGAAGGTTTCCTCAAGATGCTCCCTGTTTACGTTGAtcatatcctccaccccaCCATAACCGACGCCGGCTTTGTGACCGAAGTTTATCATATCAACGGGGCAGGGGAAGATGCTGGTGTGGTGTATAGTGAGATGCAGGCCAGAGAAAATACTGCAGGTGATTTGATGGCCTTGGA AGGCCAAAGATCCTTATATCCTCCTGGCTCTGCCTACAGGAGCGAGACTGGCGGTTTGATGCACAAACTGAGGGTCTTAACGGCCCAACAGA TTCGAGATTATCATGCCGAGTACTATCAGCCATACAAT CTATGCCTCGTCATTGACGGCGCAGTACCCATCCCAGAACTTTTTGATGTCCTTAACAATCAAATTGATCCAATGATTCTTGCCAACAAATCTGGTTCGGGGCCTATCATCCCCGCGGACTGGAAGCGCCCATTTGTTCAGACTACAACTGCCAAACCACTTTCTATCTCGAAGCCTATCACCAAGACCGTGGAGTtcatggaagaagatgaatcTGTAGGAGAGGTGTTGATCACCTACCTCGGTCCACCTCCCACTGATTACCGCACCAATTTGGCCATTAGCGTTCTCGACAGCTACCTCACGCAATCTGCTACTTCTCCCTTATCCAAGGAGTTCATTGAAATCCCAAAGCCCTTGTGTACCGCCTTCAGCTTCTATTCTAGTGATCGAGTGAACAAGAACGAAATATCCGTCTATATTTCTGATGTCCCTGCCAAACATCTGGAGGACATTGCTGGATTGTTACAAGAGAAGCTGCGGAAAATtgtgagagaagaaggaattgacatggaaaggatgaagaggatatTAAGGAAAGACCAGAGGAAGCTCTTGGAATACATGGAGAGTCGCGCGACAGAGGTTCTCTCTGATGCGATCATCGGGGACTTCCTCTACGGTAAGGTAGATGGTAAAGAGCTTCCTCTTGCCTTCAACGACATGGAAGACTATTCCAGTCTCCATTCATACACAGCCGAAGAGTGGCTGGCTCTTCTTGACAAGTACTTCGTATCCGCTCCTTCTATCACCATCGTGGGCAAACCATCTGCGGCCTTGTCGGTCAAAatcgagaaggaagaaaaggaaagagtggcaagaaggaaggaggagctgggAGACGAGAAGCTGAAGGCGCTCGAGGCCATGTTAGAGGCGGCGAAAAAAGAGAGCGAAATCCCCCCTCCCAAAGAGATGATTACCAGTTTTCCTATTACCGAC CCTTCAAGGTTGACCTGGGTTCCTGTCGAGACTGCAATCAATAACGCAATCAATGACAATGTCAAGAGTGATGGGGGCGAAGTGCAGCGATTCGTGGATGCCGACGGACATAGATTGCCCTATCAGACTCACTTTTCTCATGTCAAG TCGAACTTTGTGGTGGTTGTAGCCTTATTTGACACTATCGATGTACCCATTCATCTAAAGCC TTACCTCACAATCTTCCAAAACGCCCTGTTTAGCCTTGGCGTAAAACGCGCTGACGGAACTGTGCTTTCTCACGAGCAAACTGTCaatgagcttgaaga TCTGACTGTATCGCAATCGGCACATTTCGAGTTCAAGGGCAACTTTGCGGAAGTTATGGCAGTTACACTAAAGGTCGAAAAGGCTCAATACGAGCAAGCTGTAGCCTGGCTACGCGATCTCTTGTCCGGTGCTGTCTTTGATAGCAAGCGACTTTCGGTCATTGTTGCGAAGCTCGCCCAAGAGCTCCCTACTGAAAAACGCGACGGGAACACCATTGCTACTGCTTGGGCTAACAATCTCACATACGACGCTAGCAAATCTTCCTCACAAGCTTGTGAGCTGTTGAACAGGTTACATTTCATCCCACATGTCGCCGAaatgttggagaaggaaccAAACGCAGTCATTGAAAAAATGGAGGAATTGAGAAAGCACT TGCTTGATCCAAGAAAGATGAGGGTGGCCATTCAGGGTGATATCCTCGGTTTGCAGAAACCTCTTTCTGTTCTGGCTCGGTCTTTCTTGCAAGTTGGCGAGGCACTGCCCCTTGAGCCTCTCTCGACATCCCAGCAAACACTGACAACTTTGGGCAAAAATCCGAGCAAGAAG TGTGTAATCATCCCAATGCCGGCGATTGAAGGCTCTTACGCTACATTCTTCGCGACTGGTCCTTCTGGCCATTCTCATCCTGACCTTCCCGCCCTTCGTctcgcctcctccttgctgAATGCTTTGGAGAGTTACCTATGGAAGTCGATCAGAGGCTCTGGATTAGCTTATGGAGCTCATGTCATGGTGTACCCCGAAGCTGGATTGGTTGGATTCAGTGTCTATAGA AGTCCGAATGCGATGTTGGCGTACCAGGCCGCAGGTAAGATCATGGATGGTTTGGTTGATGGTTCT GTTGAGCTTGACCAAGACCTGGTGGATGGCGCCCGTTCTAGCATGACTTATGACTATGCTAGGCGGTCGGAAACTGTCTTGGGTGCCGCGGGTACCGCCTATCTGAACGAAGTCTTGAAGGGTCTAGGTAAAAATGCCGATCAGGATTTGCTAAAGAGCCTTCCT GGAGTCACCCTTGAACAGGTCCGTGATGTCATCTCGAGATACTTTTCACCACTGTTCAAAGCCGAGACCTCCATCGGTGCCGTGACAGTGTCCACGAGCAAAACCGACGAAGTGGAAGCAGGCCTTAGGAAGCTCGGCTTTGAGAcagagaggaaagagttACCGGTCTTgcaaggagatgatgagagcgaGCATGGAAGCGACGTGGATATGAATGGAAGCGAGAGTGGGAGTGAGGTCGAGCGATAG